The Streptomyces sp. cg36 genomic interval GGTCGGCGGCGGTCTGCGCGAAGCCGCCGCGCTCGTGGTGGGCGGCGCGCTCCTCGGCCTGCCCGGCGATGGTGGCCCACGCCTTGGGCAGCATCACTCCGCTCTGGACCAGGTCGAAGACCTTGTCGAAGTCGGTGTGGTCGTGGCCCAGCTGCTCCAGGGTGCCCTTGGCCTGGGGGTGCAGGGCGTCGAAGCCGCCCTGGGCGAGGGCGATGTCCAGGGCCCAGCTCTGGCCGGTCGAACGAACAGTCATGACAGGTGTCCTCAGATGAAGGGGGTGGTAGACGTCCCGTTTCCGTGATGCCTAAGTACTTATTCATTAAGTACTTAGGCTAGGCTGGTGTCAACCCGCCCACCGATCGGCGACACGGAGACCCACTGATGTCCGACACCACCCGCGATGCGGCCCTCGACCAACTCGCCCGCGCCGCCTACAGCCTCAGCGCCGCCGACTCCCGCCTGCGTGGACGCGCCACCCGCACCCCCGGCGCACTCTCCCTCGCCCATGCCCGCGCCCTGCGAGTGCTGGCCGAGGCGGGCCCGCTGCCGATCGGCCGGCTCGCCGCCGCCACCGAAACCACCGGCGCCGCCACCACCCAACTGGTCAATGGACTCGCCGCCGCCGGCTACGTCACCCGCGAACGCCCTGCCGAGGACAAGAGATCGGTGCTGGTCACCCTCACCGAGGCCGGCCGCAGCCGCCACCACGAACGCCAGGACGCCCTGACCCGGGCACTCGACGCCGCACTCGCCCACCACGACACCACCGCCCTGGACACCGCGACCGGCGTCCTCCGGCAGCTCGCCGCCATTTACGACCAGCTCTGAAGCCCGCCCGGTCGGGGCGCAGTCGCAGCCGGCGCCCAAGCACATCAGCCCCGTCCCGCCCACGCCGGACGCGCTGCTCGACCTGCGCGGCGGCGCGAGCGGTTGCCCCCTCACGCCGTACTCAACGGATGCGCCGCCGTGGCCGAACGCGGCGGCCAGGCGTGCGGGGCGAGGATGCCCAGGACGTAGGCGCGGGCGACCAGGGCCGGGCGGGTCGTCGCGCCCAGGAGGTCGCGCAGGCGGCTGAGGTGGTAGTCGACCGTCTGGCGGGACAGTCTCAGCGAGGTGGCGATGTCGCCGTTGGTGCTGCCCGCCGCCAGCAGGGACAGGATGCGGATCTGCGCGGGTGTCAGCGAGGGATGGGCCTCGTGGGCGAGGCTGTGGTGGGTGACGACGGCCCACACGTGGCGGGCGCGGGCCGCGGAGTGGCCCACCGTCGTCAGATGCAGCTGCGCGCGGCGCTGGCACCCCCGGGTGTCCAGGAGCACCGCGCACGTCTCCACTCGTCTGGTGCGCCGCGCTATCAGCCCGTTCCACCTGCGGTGCAGCCGTTCGAGTCCGGGGTCGGGCGCGAGCAGGGTGTGTGCGCGGCGGCCGACCAGTTCGGGCAGGCTGACGTGGAACAGTTCGGCGGCGGCCGTGCTCGCCTCGATGACCCGGCCGCCCGCGGACAGCAGCGCGCAGGGCAGGCCGCTGTGGTCGCGCAGTGCCTGGAGGCTGTCCTCGGCCTCCTGCCACTGGAGCGTGGCGCGCAGGCTGTCGGTGATGTCCACGTAGATCCCGGCGACACAGGTCCGGGCGTTCTCCCGTACGGGGAAGCGGTGGCCCACGGCCCGGCCCGCGCTGCCGTCCGGGCGGCGGTAGTCGAGGGTGTGCCGCACCGGCGTTCCGCGCTCCAGGACCTCCTGGTCGAGGGCACGGAACCGGACGGCCTCGGCGGGAGCGTCGAAGTCCTCGATGCGCTTGCCGACGAGTTCGTCCGGCACCGTGCCGTACAGATGCGCGTAGGCGTGGTTGGTCCACAGATAGCGGCCGTCGCGGTCCCGGAGGAAGGCGGCGGCCGGAGCGAGGTCCGCGAGACCGGCGAAGGCCGCGTACCGGCGCGGGGCCTCGGCATGGGCATCTTCCACAGCAGTCCCTCCGTCCCTGTGCGACCCGTACGCCACTGCTTGACGCACAGTCACTTCGCGATGGGTATCCCGTCCTGATCCCGCGCAAGCTCGGTTCTCGGCCGAAGTGACGGCGTGGGCAAACCCGCACGGAATATCCCCACCGCAACGAAAAGGCAGGCGACTCAGGCATTTGCCTGAACTCCCCGAGCCGCTGGCGGCGTTGCGGGCCCCGGCGGCGTGCTCCCCTTGAGTGTGCGGGCGGACACGCCCTGCCACGTACCCCCGGGCGCACCCTCCCGCGTCCGGCGCGCACCACCGATCCGTACGACGCGACGACACGCTCCACGCGTATGACCTGTACCGCGCGTACGGCCCTTGGACCTTCACGGACGAATGGAGACGAACTTCAGTGAGCAAGGTGCTGTTAGTACATGCCAAGGGTGGTCCGCCGCTCGGTCACGTCCTCTCCCGGACGGCCGCGCGGGCGGACGTGCACCTGCTGGCGCTCAGCGCTCTTCCTCCCGTGGTGGCGGACTCCGCCCGCAGACTGTGCGCCTCGGTCGTGACGCCCGACGACGCACAGCGCCGCGACCTGGTCTCCCTGATCGTCTCGCGGGCCCGGGCGGTGGGCGCGGACGCGGTGCTCACCTTCTCCGAGTACGCGGTCGTGGCCGTCGCCGAGGCGTGCCGGGCGCTGGGACTCGCGGGGCCCGGCGGCGCCGCCGCGCTCGCCCGTGACAAGCGGCTGATGCGGCGCACCTGGCGCGAACACCGCCTGCCGCAGCCCGAGTTCCGCTCCGTCGCCACGGAGGCGGACCTGTACGAGGCGGCGGCCGTGCTGCCCTTCCCGCTGCTCCTGAAGGCGGCCTGGAGCGCCGGCTCCACCGCCCACCAGGTCATCCGCTCCCCGTACGAGGTCTCCGCCGCCTGGCGCCGCTCGCGCGACGTGATGGCCGAATCCGCGCAGTTGGGGTATGCGGAACTGCATGTGGCAGAGGCCCAGGGGCACTTCGTGGTGGAGCAGATCGTGACCGGCACCGCCTCGCACTGGTTCGACGAGCCCGGCTGGGGCGACTACGTCAGCGTCGAGGGCGTCGTCGCGGACGGCACCTTCCACCCGGTCTGCCTCAGCGGCCGGATGCCCACGGTCGAGCCGTTCACCGAACGCGCGGGCATCACGCCCGCCCCGCTCTCCCCCGACGCCCAGGAGCGGGTCGTGGCGCTCGCGCGCGAAGCCGTCGACGCCCTGGGGCTGCGCGACTGCGGCACGCACACCGAGATCAAGCTCGGCGCGGACGGCCGGATGTGGCTGATCGAGACGGCCGCCCGGTTCGGCGGCGCGATGACGGTCCCGCAGATCGAGGACGTCTTCGGGCTCGACCTCGTCGGCATGCTCGTCGACCATCTGCTGGGCCGCCCGGTCGACTGGCCGCAACAGGCCCTCGGCCCGGCGCAGGCGCGCGGCGCGGCGGGTTCCCTCGTCGTCCTCGCGGTCGACGGCCACGGCCGGGCGTGGCGGGAGCGCAGGGTGTGGGACTTCCCCGTGGTCCGCGCGGACGTGCCGCTCAGCCGGGGCAGTGAGCTGTCGGTGGTCGCGGAGAGCTCGCTCGCCGACGGCGGCGTCGTGCCGGTCTACGACCCGGCCGGGGGCGCCAACACCATGGCGGCCCTGTGCCTGCTGTCCGCCACCGACCCGCGCACCGTGCTCCGCGACTTCGAGACGCTGGTGGACGCCCTGCCGAAGGTGCTGCCCGCCGCCCGGCCCGAGGAGGTCTCCGTATGACCGCCCGGCTCCTCACCGGCACCGCCGACGCGGCCACCGACCGCACCGTCGTCGGCGAGAACCTCTCCCTGCCGCTCTTCCGTACCCTCTCCGGCGTCCTGGCCGGCCACCCCTACCTGAAGGTGGTCGTCGACCGCGCCGAGGACACCTGGCACTTGCTGGACACGGCCGCGCACCCCTTCCACGTCGACTACGTCGCCACCCGCGTCCTCGGCATGGAGCTCGCCGCGCTCGACGCGGAGCTGGACGCCTTCAACGCCTCCGTCTACATGGACCCCGACCGCCGCTTCCTGCTGGGCGTGCTCTCCCTGCACACCGACCGGGACGCGGAGGACCGCGAGCGCACCTTCCTCGTCCTGGAGACGACCGAGGCCGACACCATGAGCGGCGAACTCCTCACGTTCTTCTACGAGTTCGTGCGTGAACGGGTCGACGGGCGGCTCCCGGTGCTGCTCAAGCCCGCCAACCACGGCCAGGAGGAGGAGCTGGCGGCGATCAGCGACCGCCTCGTGCCGCGCGTCCTGAGCCACGAGCTCTTCGGCACCCGCACCCGGACCCCGCTCAACCCGGGCGAGGCCACCGGACGGCTGCGGTTCTTCCGTACGAACGAGGAGTACGCGGCTGCCGGGACCGCACCCGGGTGGGCGGACATCGTGGCCATGCCGTGCCTGCCGGACGACATCCCCCGGGTGGCCGGATTCCTCAACACCGCCCCGATCACGCCGCTCTCCCACACCAACGTGCTGGCCTCCGGCTGGGGCATACCCAACGCGATCGTGCGCGACCTGGAGCAGCTCGTCGAGAAGGACGGCCTGGACGGCGCCTGGGTGCGCTACCGGGTGGGCGAGGACGAGATCCGCCTGGAGCGCCTGGAGCAGGAGCCGGTCCTGCGGGCCCCGGCCTGGCACCAGCAGCGCATCCGCCTGGAACCGCCGCTGCTGGAGGACACCCCCGTCCTGTCCCTGCACCGTCTGCGCGCGGCGGACAGCGACCGCTACGGCACCAAGGCGGCCAACCTCGGCGAGCTGCACCACGTCCTGGACAGCCGCACGGCCGACCTGACGGCGTTCTACGGCCGCCCCCGCCCGCCGCGCGAGGACCTCTACGGCCACCTCGCCACCCGCCTCGGCCTCGACGCGCCGACCACCCCCGAACTCCGCGCCACAGCGGCCGACTTCGTGTCGTCCACGGTCGCCGCCCCGGAGGGAGTGGCCCTGCCCTTCGCGCTCCAGCAGCACTTCCTGGCCTCCTCGCCCGCGATCCAGCAGGGCATCGGCAAACTCAAGATGGCCCTCGAACTGGACGCCACCGAGGTCCTGGACCCGCTCTGCCTGCAACT includes:
- a CDS encoding acetyl-CoA carboxylase biotin carboxylase subunit family protein — its product is MSKVLLVHAKGGPPLGHVLSRTAARADVHLLALSALPPVVADSARRLCASVVTPDDAQRRDLVSLIVSRARAVGADAVLTFSEYAVVAVAEACRALGLAGPGGAAALARDKRLMRRTWREHRLPQPEFRSVATEADLYEAAAVLPFPLLLKAAWSAGSTAHQVIRSPYEVSAAWRRSRDVMAESAQLGYAELHVAEAQGHFVVEQIVTGTASHWFDEPGWGDYVSVEGVVADGTFHPVCLSGRMPTVEPFTERAGITPAPLSPDAQERVVALAREAVDALGLRDCGTHTEIKLGADGRMWLIETAARFGGAMTVPQIEDVFGLDLVGMLVDHLLGRPVDWPQQALGPAQARGAAGSLVVLAVDGHGRAWRERRVWDFPVVRADVPLSRGSELSVVAESSLADGGVVPVYDPAGGANTMAALCLLSATDPRTVLRDFETLVDALPKVLPAARPEEVSV
- a CDS encoding PEP/pyruvate-binding domain-containing protein, giving the protein MTARLLTGTADAATDRTVVGENLSLPLFRTLSGVLAGHPYLKVVVDRAEDTWHLLDTAAHPFHVDYVATRVLGMELAALDAELDAFNASVYMDPDRRFLLGVLSLHTDRDAEDRERTFLVLETTEADTMSGELLTFFYEFVRERVDGRLPVLLKPANHGQEEELAAISDRLVPRVLSHELFGTRTRTPLNPGEATGRLRFFRTNEEYAAAGTAPGWADIVAMPCLPDDIPRVAGFLNTAPITPLSHTNVLASGWGIPNAIVRDLEQLVEKDGLDGAWVRYRVGEDEIRLERLEQEPVLRAPAWHQQRIRLEPPLLEDTPVLSLHRLRAADSDRYGTKAANLGELHHVLDSRTADLTAFYGRPRPPREDLYGHLATRLGLDAPTTPELRATAADFVSSTVAAPEGVALPFALQQHFLASSPAIQQGIGKLKMALELDATEVLDPLCLQLQQLIRHTPVPESVTRRISQAFPAPPAAQGRLVVRSSSNAEDLPGFSAAGVYDSVTTVHGTAELLDAVRQVWASLVSPRSVRLRHQVGISLDDTYMGVIIQEYVPASLGGVLVTCDPTRREDFRNVYLNCSPGSPERVVEGTVLPQQYLYNTVEGGGRTVALGSWGDGLPAATRARLADLSLTGRLLQSHFSAADVDQPLDIEWLMTERGDFRLVQIRPYAL
- a CDS encoding MarR family winged helix-turn-helix transcriptional regulator; this translates as MSDTTRDAALDQLARAAYSLSAADSRLRGRATRTPGALSLAHARALRVLAEAGPLPIGRLAAATETTGAATTQLVNGLAAAGYVTRERPAEDKRSVLVTLTEAGRSRHHERQDALTRALDAALAHHDTTALDTATGVLRQLAAIYDQL
- a CDS encoding PAS domain-containing protein, whose protein sequence is MEDAHAEAPRRYAAFAGLADLAPAAAFLRDRDGRYLWTNHAYAHLYGTVPDELVGKRIEDFDAPAEAVRFRALDQEVLERGTPVRHTLDYRRPDGSAGRAVGHRFPVRENARTCVAGIYVDITDSLRATLQWQEAEDSLQALRDHSGLPCALLSAGGRVIEASTAAAELFHVSLPELVGRRAHTLLAPDPGLERLHRRWNGLIARRTRRVETCAVLLDTRGCQRRAQLHLTTVGHSAARARHVWAVVTHHSLAHEAHPSLTPAQIRILSLLAAGSTNGDIATSLRLSRQTVDYHLSRLRDLLGATTRPALVARAYVLGILAPHAWPPRSATAAHPLSTA